The Methanomassiliicoccales archaeon region GGGGTAAGCATAGACTCCCTGACCCCGGAGCAGGAGAGATATCTCTCCAACTGGCAAGAGGGTACATGACGTTCTTCCTAACAGTATATGGTCACACGAACCTGGACTATATCCTAATTTTAGAGAGGTTCCCTGAGGTAAATACCTCGGTGAACGTGGAGGAGAAGAGGACGTACTACGGCGGCACCGCCGCCAACGTGGCTACTATCTCCGCTGCCCTAGGCACACCGACCGCTTTGTGCTCTTACGTAGGCAGCGATTTACCCACAGATTTCAGGGCACTGATGGAAAGGAAAGGTGTGGATCTGAGGGATCTAGTAGTGGTGGAAGGAGAGGCCACGCCCACCGTCTGGGTCATATCCAACCGCTCACATGATCAGATTGCCTTCGTATATCAAGGTCCTATGGGGAAGATGGATCACATGCCTCTAAGGATGAACGCGGCAGCAGAATCGGAGTGGATCCATGTAATGACTGGCAGACCTGATTATTATCTGAGGCTCATGCGTGAGATCAAGCGTTTGAAGAAGAAAGTAGCCTTCGATCCAGCTCAGGAGATACATCACGTTTGGGATGCGCCAAGGTTCCGAGAGGCGTTGGGAATGTCAGACGTATTCTTCTGTAACAAGAACGAGCTTCGCACTGCCATGAAATACACAGGTGCAACGGAACCAGAGGATCTGCTGTCCTGGGTAGACATGGTTGTAAATACGAAGGGCGCTAGCGGCTCTATTATATATTACAAATGGGACAGAATCGAGGTCCCAGCCATTCCACCTCGAAAGGTGACGGATACAACGGGTGCAGGGGATGCATTCAGGGCGGGTTTCTATGCTGGCCTGTTCAGGGGAGAGGCGCTTCGTAAATGCGCCTTATTTGGAGCAGCCGCGGCCTCCTTCATTATTGAGGAGAAAGGCTCGCTGACCAATGTGCCTTCATTCTCCGAGGTGCAGGAAAGGGCAGCCTCTTTCATGTAGGATAGATATACTGGAACACATCCATGCTAAAGAAAAACAAGCTGCTGGACACGCTCAGGTTATTACAGAAAGCTTTATTTGAGA contains the following coding sequences:
- a CDS encoding carbohydrate kinase family protein; translation: MTFFLTVYGHTNLDYILILERFPEVNTSVNVEEKRTYYGGTAANVATISAALGTPTALCSYVGSDLPTDFRALMERKGVDLRDLVVVEGEATPTVWVISNRSHDQIAFVYQGPMGKMDHMPLRMNAAAESEWIHVMTGRPDYYLRLMREIKRLKKKVAFDPAQEIHHVWDAPRFREALGMSDVFFCNKNELRTAMKYTGATEPEDLLSWVDMVVNTKGASGSIIYYKWDRIEVPAIPPRKVTDTTGAGDAFRAGFYAGLFRGEALRKCALFGAAAASFIIEEKGSLTNVPSFSEVQERAASFM